In one window of Helianthus annuus cultivar XRQ/B chromosome 17, HanXRQr2.0-SUNRISE, whole genome shotgun sequence DNA:
- the LOC110926390 gene encoding protein SRC2, with protein sequence MECRTLDITLISAKGLKKASLIGKMDVYALVYISGAANTQKLKTPVHKDGGSDPSWNFPMKFTVDEAAGLQNRLTLVVEIKHDGTFGDKDVGLAHVPIKELLDGLSKDGTSEKQVSYQVRTPSGKQKGSLNFSYKFGEKFTAKAVEEAVTAYPAGMAVGSSSGYQQPYVAAPGGYYPPGAAGGYPPQPQPGYAYQQQPGYGYPPPPPPGYAGYPPQQPGYGYPPVQQPQQKPKKNGLGMGLGAGLLGGALGGLLIADIASDAAGGCGGGCGGGCGGF encoded by the coding sequence ATGGAGTGCAGAACCTTAGACATCACACTAATCTCCGCAAAGGGCCTGAAGAAAGCCAGTCTGATCGGCAAAATGGATGTTTACGCTCTCGTTTACATCTCCGGCGCTGCCAACACTCAGAAGCTCAAAACCCCGGTTCACAAAGACGGCGGTTCCGACCCCTCATGGAATTTTCCAATGAAGTTCACCGTTGATGAAGCCGCCGGATTACAGAACCGTCTTACTCTTGTTGTGGAGATTAAACACGACGGGACTTTTGGCGATAAGGACGTTGGACTCGCCCATGTCCCGATTAAAGAGTTGTTAGACGGATTATCGAAAGACGGGACGTCCGAGAAGCAAGTTAGTTATCAAGTTAGGACTCCCTCCGGAAAGCAGAAAGGGAGTCTGAATTTTTCGTATAAGTTTGGGGAGAAGTTTACTGCAAAGGCGGTGGAGGAGGCGGTTACTGCTTATCCTGCTGGTATGGCTGTTGGTTCAAGTTCTGGATACCAACAGCCATATGTTGCTGCGCCTGGTGGGTATTACCCACCAGGCGCTGCTGGCGGATACCCTCCTCAGCCACAACCTGGATATGCGTATCAACAACAACCAGGCTATGGTTATCCTCCCCCACCACCCCCAGGGTACGCTGGGTACCCTCCACAACAACCAGGATATGGGTATCCGCCAGTCCAGCAGCCACAACAAAAGCCAAAGAAGAATGGACTTGGTATGGGGTTGGGAGCTGGTTTGCTAGGAGGTGCACTTGGTGGGCTGTTGATTGCGGATATCGCCTCCGACGCTGCTGGTGGATGCGGTGGTGGATGCGGTGGCGGTTGCGGTGGCTTTTGA
- the LOC110922216 gene encoding uncharacterized lipoprotein syc1174_c → MSLLNHTATFSSCRKLPVRFNAVNASKHTQFRISCSNSHLSNKWKRPYTSVLIVPTGVGASIGGYAGDALPVARTLASVADCVISHPNVLNAAMLYWPMPNVLYVEGYALDRFAENLWALQPVHQNKVGLVLDAGIEEDLRIRHLQVVDAARASLGLPILEYIVTDTPLEVEKWADPKNGQATGRIKHPDSLLRAVQSLRDRSVNAVAVVARFPDDDVDDVDEYRQGKGIDLLAGVEAIISHLVVKNFRIPCAHAPALLPPPRTQSLCPKSAAEELGYTFLPCVLAGLANAPQYLTNKFNFQENGCIVANDVDSIILPADACGGDAVLAFASKKTKPVIICVQENETVLNDTPDKLGIDVIKVSNYWEAIGVVAAHKAGVDPNALRRDKIKNISSNSLVSSNGFVPSVSTTFS, encoded by the exons ATGTCACTTCTAAACCACACCGCAACCTTCTCCAGCTGCCGGAAACTGCCCGTCCGGTTCAACGCAGTCAACGCGTCAAAACACACACAGTTTCGAATCTCGTGCTCGAACTCTCATTTATCTAATAAG TGGAAGAGACCATACACTAGCGTATTGATAGTGCCAACAGGTGTGGGTGCTTCAATCGGAGGTTACGCCGGTGACGCTTTACCGgttgctcgaacccttgcttctGTTGCCGATTGCGTCATCTCTCATCCTAAC GTTCTTAATGCAGCAATGCTTTACTGGCCAATGCCAAATGTTTTGTATGTGGAAGGTTATGCTCTTGATAGATTTGCTGAAAACCTATGGGCTCTGCAACCAGTTCACCAGAACAAG GTGGGATTGGTTCTTGATGCAGGAATTGAAGAAGACCTAAGAATCCGCCATTTACAAGTAGTTGATGCAGCAAGGGCTTCTCTTGGTTTGCCGATTCTTGAGTATATCGTCACCGACACACCTTTAGAG GTGGAAAAGTGGGCCGATCCAAAGAACGGGCAGGCAACAGGGAGGATAAAGCATCCCGATTCCCTACTAAGGGCAGTACAGTCATTGCGTGATCGATCGGTAAATGCGGTTGCTGTTGTGGCCCGTTTTCCAGACGATGATGTGGATGATGTCGACGAGTATAGACAAGGAAAG GGAATTGATCTACTGGCAGGAGTTGAAGCCATAATAAGCCATTTAGTGGTGAAGAATTTCAGAATCCCGTGTGCACACGCTCCTGCCCTGTTACCTCCTCCACGCACCCAATCATTGTGTCCAAAATCTGCTGCCGAAGAA TTGGGATACACATTCTTGCCATGTGTGCTTGCGGGATTAGCTAATGCACCACAATACTTGACTAATAAGTTCAACTTTCAAGAAAATGGTTGCATAGTGGCAAATGACGTTGATAGTATCATTCTCCCGGCAGATGCATGTGGCGGAGACGCTGTTCTTGCATTTGCGAGTAAAAAAACCAAG CCGGTTATTATTTGCGTGCAAGAGAATGAAACTGTGCTGAATGACACACCAGATAAACTCGGGATCGATGTG ATTAAGGTTTCAAACTACTGGGAAGCTATAGGAGTTGTTGCTGCTCACAAGGCTGGGGTAGACCCAAATGCACTCAGAAGGGACAAAATCAAGAACATTAGTTCTAATTCCTTGGTTTCTTCAAATGGTTTTGTGCCTTCAGTTTCTACAACATTTTCTTGA